The Streptomyces sp. NBC_00775 genome includes the window GGGGTCGACGGGCTCGGCCTCTTCTTCGGCCTCTTCCTCGTCGGCGTCCTCGGCGTCGACGGCGAGGTCCTCCTCGGAGACGTCCTCGTCCTCGACGTCCTCACCGGACTCGTCCTCGACGTGCAGGGCCGCTTCCTCGGCGGGCTCGCCGGCGGCGGCGTCGGCAGCCTCGACCTCGTCGTCCTCGACGTCCGCGCCCTCGACGATGTCGAGTTCGTCGTCTACGGACTCGACCGACTCGATGGCGTCGTTCAGGTTCGGGTCAGACACGGTGGCTGCTTCTTCCTGGATACATGGGGGTGGAACACGCGAAAGGGGCGCCGGTGACGGCGCCCTTCGCTCTCGGCTCAGCCGAAGACGTACTTGGCGGCGTGGTTGAGCCCATAGTCAATCACGGTCACCAGGCCGATCATGATGACGACGAACACAATCACCACTGTGGTGTACGTCGTCAGCTGATTGCGAGTCGGCCAGACGACCTTGCGGAGTTCCGCGACGATCTGGCGATAGAAGGTGGCGAGGCGCTTCAGCGGGCCCTTCTTGGCACGCTTACCGCCCTTGCGAGCCTTCTTCTGGGACTCGGGCGCCTCGGCATCAGGCATGTCGATGGAGCCCACGGCGTCCGTCACTCGTCCTCACCTGATTCCGGGTCGTGGCCGTGCCGCGCCCGGTTGAGCCGCACGGCGGTGCATTGCAGTACGTACATGCGCACACATCCTGGCGAAGGAGTGTGTAGCAGGGCCGGAGGGACTTGAACCCCCAACCGCTGGTTTTGGAGACCAGTGCTCTACCAATTGAGCTACGACCCTTTGATTTCCCCCAACGTACCGCATCCGCCCGAGTGCTCGGTGTGCACCGGATGAGTGCGGCCCGTGAAGGCCAACGAGGTGAGAGTGTACGTGGTCCGGGGCCGGTCGTCGAACAGAAAGTGTCCGTACGGGCTTTGTCCGCCGAAGATCGACTGGTGAGCCGTCCGGATCCGGATGAATGTTCTGCCGATGTTCAGTCTGTGAAACCCGCGTGCCGGGGGCGTTTCCGGTCTGAAACGATGGGGCCCATGAGCGCTGCAACCCCTCCCACCGAGCGCCGGGTCTCCGCCCGAG containing:
- the secE gene encoding preprotein translocase subunit SecE; translated protein: MTDAVGSIDMPDAEAPESQKKARKGGKRAKKGPLKRLATFYRQIVAELRKVVWPTRNQLTTYTTVVIVFVVIMIGLVTVIDYGLNHAAKYVFG